The Sorghum bicolor cultivar BTx623 chromosome 6, Sorghum_bicolor_NCBIv3, whole genome shotgun sequence genome contains the following window.
gtagtgacattttagtaatatatttaaaatataatttttttttgaaaaattttcgcgtggtaagatctagagtatattaatatgagtatataaacatactcaaaccgataaacaagtatgaatacatacacaatgtagtttattgaagatgagagtaactacacgtacgtgtgtatatatatatatacacacacgtaACACGTATACGCTGAATGCATGCTTAGCTGTTGAATGGCCTCTGGTTGGCGCAGTCCACGTTGTTGCCGTAGCTAACCCCAAGCAAGTCGCAGTAGCGCTTGTAGAAGCCGATCCGGTCGGCGACGCGGCTATCGGCGCCATGGCCGCACTCGAGGCCGCCGTTGATGATGTTGGTGACGACGCCATACCCCGGCAGCCTGCCGGCGGCGGTGTCGGCAGGCGACGGCGCCCACTGCCCCGTGACGACGGCGTGGCACGACGGCTTGGGCGGCTGCGgcgtcatccagaaccagacggCGGTCTCGAACGAGACGGTGGCGTCTGTGGCGACCAGGTCCGGGTCGTCGAGGATCCCGGCGGCGCCGATGGCCTCCCCGGCGGGCCCGTAGTTGTAGTTGTAGGAGATCTGGATGGGCCCGCGGCCGTAGTACTTCTTCCCGGCGGCGCACGGCCACAGCGCGCTCGGCCTGCAGTAGGCCTCcggcgccgacgccgccgcgtCCTTCTCCTCCTTGTAGCAGTAGCCCCAGGCGTAGGGCCCGTCGGGCGCCGACGCCCACCCGCCCGTCGTCTCGTGCGATGTCTGCGCCAGGAACGCCGCCACCTCGCGCTTTTGGGCGTCGGGGCTCCCCGTGGTGCCGAAGCCCGGGAACGAGTTGGCTGCCGCGACGAAGGCCGAGTAGGTGTAGAAGCCGCTGGCAGGGCACGCGGGCTTGTTGCGGTGCAGCAGCATCTGGTTGAAGAGAGACTCGGAGATGATGGACGCCACGCTGCCGCCGGCGGTGCTCGTGGACATGGCGAAGATGGCAACCATGGCCATTACCGCCGccggtgctctcatcatcaggAGAAGCAAGCAACAAGTAAAAAGTATGTAGTAGCTCAGTGAGGACTCTTGGACCTTcacgctcgatcgatctggatcTGTTGTTGGTGTGTGAAAGAAGCGTGGGCACGCATGTCCTTATATAGGTAGCAGGGATCATGGAAAggctgcttgcttgcattgtgtATATGCATACGTACGTGTCCAAGTCCAAAAAATATAATGCAAGTTGAGATGGTTGGATATGGATCGCTATCGTCTTGGCTACCTTCTCTGGACTGTGACAGAGTGCACTCTTGTAACCGACGAACAGTAGTCGTACGTATAGGACCATGGGAGaattatatatgttatataagtATATATTCATCATCGATCTTAATAATTAACATTGTGCGCAGGGAGAGAGACGTACGTGTGTGTGGTACTCAATTGACCATGCGCCTAAACTAATAATAATGTGTCTTAAAAGCATCTAACACCCGAGTGTTAGATGACCTCAAAACGCTCGGTTCTTGTCACACGAAACAAAATCAACTGTTTCTATCCCATGAAACACATTAGATATTCATAAGTACATGATCTATATCAAATGAGCAGAATTAATATGGACCACAGATTTTAGGACATATATACGCTGAGGAAAACGTATTGCAATCAAATATTAACAAGATATTTTATATGGAAGCCAAATTCAATGATCTCCAAAGTGGTTGAAAAGACATACATTGATAAAATGACTGCTTGATAAAAATGTCTATTGAAAACCAATTTACACCGACGTCAAACTCGTTACACTCAAACATGATATAGTACAGTGTGAATTAGTGAAGGACCAAGAAAGGTGATTAGAGGAGAGGTGAATATGAGCCTAATCCAATTTTCTTTCGGTTTAGGCCGTTGTCCCGATCTCAACTCCAAAACACTCACAAAGACCACAAACACCTTGGGGAGTACACACACGAGCACAAAGATCTTCAATTGTGGCCAGCAAACACAGTGTTAGaacacactactacaaaaaatctTAACGGAGGCGGGCCAAAGCGCTTAACCAAGGCGGGCAGACCAACCGCCTCGGATGGTTGCGGTAAATGGCCTATTTTCCAAGACGGGTGCCCGCCTTGATAACTAAAAAACCATGGATAAGCTCggtgagcccatccatgggccCACTGAGCCCACGCACGTGCCGCCGACAACACAGCTGCTCGCCGGTGAGCCCATCCGCTTGCCGCATAGCTGCTCGTCATCGTCCCTTGTCGGATCCAGCGACCTCGACGTTGGATCCAGTCGCTCTCCGCCGGATCCGGCCTCCACCACCGCCATAACACCGGTTCTGCGAGGAAGAGAGGGTGAGGGACATAtctgagagaggagagagagggtGTGGGACGGATCTGAGAGAGGAGAGAGGGTGAGGGCAAACCAGGGAGGGAGCACCCTGATGGCCGTGGTCTGTGCCGTAGCCCACGCTGCCATGGTCTGTGCCACCACCGGACATATGCTCCACGTGCCCCATGCTCCACACGCACGAGAGGTGGAGGGAGAGGGAGCATATGCTCAccgctgagagagagagagaagagcaaGACGCTCGAGGGAGAGGGGCGCTCGGTGTGGAGGGAGAGAGGTGGGCTCGAGGGAGGGAGAAGAGTCATGGTGCTATGGGGAGTGGTGCAACGCTGTGCGGGGAGCAGCGCTCGTGGTCATGGGGTGTGGTGCTGTGAGGAGTCAGGTCTAGGGTTTGGTTGGCTATTATATACTGTGACCCATTTTTTGGGCTGAGTGGGCTTCCCAGTGGGCTCGGcaatattaaccgaggcgggccttATACGTGACCcatgtaagtgcaatcaagcccatTGTGATTTTTGGTGTTGATGACCACCAAATTAAAGGACTAATGAGCTTTAgtgagatgacaagcagggaatTATGAAAGGAGGATGTTGAATAGGACAGAGGAGCCCCTAATCTAAAAGGAAGGCTTTCCTAAGCTACTTAGGTTTAAATTCATTTTTGTTTAActttgagtataggaaaagtCGTACTACTAAGAGGGACTCTAGGTCTGTTGATCAAATGATGAACTAGATGCTCAAATCTTCATTTATCCTCGAACCTCAGCCAAACCAGCATGCTTCTCACTCTACTCCTTGGCTGGTCTGGCTAGGGCAATAGTGCCATCCTTAATCTAACAGTTGGAAGACCAGGGTATAAATACCCTTCCCACTTGACCTCAACGGTCACCTGAGCCATTCACTTCATCTTCCTTCGTCCTAACCATTACAGAACACCAGTGCTCACCTCTCTCTCCcccctccattgttgctccttAAGCTCCCAAGTAAATCTTTGATCTCCACCATCATTCCTTGAGAAAAAAGGCAGCAAACTTCAATTGGAGAGCAGACTCACTGATTCCCAAAGTCTAAGAGtatttggttcacgtttggccggtagccctagggtttgttactcttagagcttgctcctagccgacTAGGTGTAgccctagagcttgccaactTGTGTGGTAGCCAAGGGAAGTTTGTAAATTTATCTTGCAGCTAAGAAATCACCCCTCCCTCAAGAGGTAACACTCTTGTTGTAGAACGAGGGAAGGACAAGCCTTTGTGGCAAGTCGATCCTAGTGTGGGCACCTCAATAACGTGGTGTAAGCGCAACCTTGTTTTGGCGATCGCTGAACCATGAGATAA
Protein-coding sequences here:
- the LOC8073982 gene encoding 26 kDa endochitinase 2, which gives rise to MMRAPAAVMAMVAIFAMSTSTAGGSVASIISESLFNQMLLHRNKPACPASGFYTYSAFVAAANSFPGFGTTGSPDAQKREVAAFLAQTSHETTGGWASAPDGPYAWGYCYKEEKDAAASAPEAYCRPSALWPCAAGKKYYGRGPIQISYNYNYGPAGEAIGAAGILDDPDLVATDATVSFETAVWFWMTPQPPKPSCHAVVTGQWAPSPADTAAGRLPGYGVVTNIINGGLECGHGADSRVADRIGFYKRYCDLLGVSYGNNVDCANQRPFNS